In Anaerolineales bacterium, the following proteins share a genomic window:
- a CDS encoding GNAT family N-acetyltransferase encodes MAAPSLKLTAYMRLNRHAVLHMISHGRCYVHLHLDWDNIEDWLRHPDAPIVLAWQNRRLIGVIAAATPIEGTSWLRLIAIEKTVDTHAILLALWQQLREVLGDVGVTTMGILSLYPWLEGYLADLGFSYSESIVNLERRGVIPLPSPRPAVNEAIHIRHGDFRQADQALAVDQAAFLPLWQMTPSGMRHAIREAALFTLAEREGRIVGYQFSTLLGHVAHLSRLGVLPETQGQGIGGALVGEMLDHFMGRGVLNFTVNTQASNLASRRVYERYGFQHAGVDTPFWFMRL; translated from the coding sequence ATGGCTGCCCCATCGCTGAAACTGACTGCCTATATGCGCTTAAACCGCCATGCTGTCCTTCATATGATCAGCCATGGGAGATGTTACGTTCATCTGCATCTTGATTGGGACAACATAGAGGATTGGCTACGCCACCCCGATGCGCCGATAGTTCTTGCCTGGCAAAACCGCCGCCTGATTGGGGTGATTGCCGCGGCGACGCCGATTGAGGGGACAAGCTGGCTGCGCCTGATCGCCATTGAGAAGACGGTGGACACCCACGCGATTTTGCTCGCCTTATGGCAGCAGCTACGGGAGGTATTGGGCGATGTGGGCGTTACGACGATGGGTATTCTATCGCTTTACCCCTGGCTGGAGGGTTACCTTGCCGATCTCGGCTTTAGCTACAGCGAATCGATTGTAAACCTAGAACGGCGGGGCGTGATTCCCCTCCCCTCTCCTCGCCCTGCTGTGAACGAGGCGATCCACATTCGTCACGGCGATTTTCGTCAGGCTGACCAGGCATTAGCGGTGGATCAGGCAGCCTTTCTTCCGCTGTGGCAAATGACACCCAGCGGAATGCGTCATGCCATTCGTGAGGCGGCGTTATTCACCCTTGCTGAGCGTGAAGGGCGCATCGTGGGGTATCAGTTTTCAACCCTTCTTGGGCATGTTGCCCACCTTTCGCGGCTTGGTGTCTTGCCCGAAACACAAGGGCAAGGGATTGGCGGAGCCCTGGTGGGGGAGATGCTCGATCACTTCATGGGGCGAGGTGTTCTCAATTTCACTGTGAACACACAAGCCAGCAACCTAGCATCGCGGCGTGTTTATGAGCGCTATGGCTTTCAACACGCCGGTGTGGATACGCCCTTTTGGTTCATGCGGCTGTAG
- a CDS encoding carbohydrate kinase — protein sequence MTDLLLALDNGTQSVRALAFDLRGNLVGRSQVKITPYTSPQPGWAEQSADYFWESLCQACQGLWASGIDPARIAGVSITSQRGTVINLDKTGMPLRPAIVWLDQRTTPNLPPVGGLWGLIFRLIRMRETIAYIQAEAEFNWLYRNQPDIVDKTHKYLLLSGYHTYKLTGRYADSIGCMVGYLPFDFKKHGWCAPNDWKWTAMPIDAAQLPEVLPPGAELGRVTAEAAAQTGLRPGTPVIAAGSDKACEVLGSGCLTPEIACLGYGTTATIVMHSEKYVEVTPFIPPYPAAVPGAFNLETQVFRGYWMVSWFKQQFGHREEQIAAEKQIAAEELFDALLGESPAGAMGLMLQPYWTPGIKRPGREAKGAVIGFGEMHTRAHVYRAIVEGVAYALREGKDRAEARGKVAVKGLRVCGGGSQSDAVMQITADVFGLPAERPHTFEASGLGAAMDAAVGLGLHRDFPTAVEEMTRISRVFEPDAARAETYDALYQRVYLPMYGRLKPLYQAIRAITNYPPMLD from the coding sequence ATGACCGATTTACTTCTCGCCCTCGATAACGGCACACAAAGCGTCCGCGCCCTCGCCTTTGACCTGCGCGGAAACCTCGTCGGGCGCTCCCAAGTCAAGATCACGCCCTATACCTCTCCTCAACCCGGGTGGGCGGAGCAGAGCGCCGACTATTTTTGGGAGTCGCTTTGTCAGGCGTGCCAGGGCTTGTGGGCAAGTGGGATTGATCCGGCACGGATTGCTGGAGTGAGCATCACCAGCCAGCGGGGGACGGTGATCAACCTCGACAAAACAGGGATGCCACTCCGTCCGGCAATTGTCTGGTTAGATCAACGAACGACGCCGAATCTCCCGCCGGTGGGTGGACTGTGGGGGCTGATCTTCCGCCTAATCCGTATGCGGGAGACCATTGCTTACATTCAAGCTGAGGCAGAATTCAACTGGTTGTATCGGAATCAGCCGGACATTGTTGATAAAACGCACAAATACCTTTTGCTCTCTGGCTACCACACATACAAGCTGACCGGACGCTATGCCGATTCCATTGGCTGCATGGTTGGCTACCTCCCCTTTGATTTCAAAAAGCATGGCTGGTGCGCCCCCAATGATTGGAAGTGGACGGCAATGCCCATCGACGCCGCCCAACTTCCAGAGGTGCTGCCCCCGGGTGCGGAACTTGGTCGGGTGACGGCGGAGGCTGCCGCCCAAACAGGGTTGCGCCCCGGCACGCCGGTGATCGCCGCTGGATCAGACAAAGCCTGCGAGGTATTAGGGTCGGGCTGCCTAACGCCGGAAATTGCCTGTCTGGGCTATGGGACAACAGCGACCATCGTCATGCACTCGGAAAAGTATGTAGAGGTGACGCCCTTCATCCCACCCTATCCCGCTGCCGTCCCCGGCGCGTTCAACCTTGAGACACAGGTTTTTCGCGGCTATTGGATGGTGAGTTGGTTCAAACAGCAGTTCGGACACCGCGAGGAACAGATTGCCGCGGAAAAACAGATTGCTGCTGAGGAACTTTTCGATGCCCTTTTGGGGGAGTCGCCAGCGGGGGCAATGGGCTTGATGTTACAGCCGTATTGGACGCCCGGAATCAAACGCCCCGGACGGGAGGCAAAAGGGGCGGTGATCGGCTTTGGCGAGATGCACACCCGCGCCCATGTGTACCGCGCCATTGTAGAAGGGGTTGCCTATGCTCTGCGCGAGGGGAAAGACCGCGCCGAGGCACGCGGCAAGGTTGCCGTCAAGGGACTGCGCGTCTGCGGGGGCGGCTCGCAGAGCGATGCGGTGATGCAGATCACCGCCGATGTTTTTGGGCTGCCCGCCGAACGCCCCCATACTTTTGAGGCGTCGGGGTTGGGCGCGGCGATGGATGCCGCTGTTGGATTGGGACTGCACCGTGACTTTCCCACTGCCGTTGAGGAGATGACGCGCATCAGCCGCGTTTTCGAACCGGACGCAGCGCGGGCGGAAACCTATGATGCCCTCTATCAGCGGGTGTACCTGCCCATGTATGGGCGCTTGAAACCGCTCTATCAGGCGATTCGGGCGATCACGAATTATCCACCGATGCTAGATTGA
- a CDS encoding DUF2142 domain-containing protein, translated as MFVQAHRHAFRLILLGYLLLGAVYAITIPIYEAPDESYHFALIQRIANDFTLPVQRADQKRPEDSPDDPLWFQEGSQPPLYYLISAGIVRLAEGHQPPLRLPVNDHAAIGIGLARQNNNVYLHHGAGTDIPAAVSTAFYLVRWFSLILGMVTLIGVWGIARRTLPAGIAPLVTVAFVAFNPQFLFMTASVNNDNLVAAFSALGLWGILAFLKNSGNAHKDASLERRLVILLGILMGMAALAKLSGLLLYPTAFAALGIAVWKRQISLRRALFSGTLWLAAFALIAGWWYIRNLTLYGDPTGTSRMIQIIGARETPYTLETFLREMEGLRISFWALFGWFNVIGAGWLYPLMDGLTALAVIGGIIGIARLWKVREWDRLLPFGVLALHSLIIFAALIQWTRQTPGTQGRLLFPALGGFAALMIFGWVSLLRLRIMGKGWLSSALMSIGILPLITAAVISPFTAIRSAYAPPLTVEALPAEAVPLKVRVEGIRLLGFHIDAAPVLPGESAIVTLYYRGAPDPRNLRLSLTRLGWRDDLGNPYDKINAHPGGGNLPTSAFQPGVIYKDTYGVAVDPLADAPAQFAFEVTWSALSEGVASRLPLYDDSGTALASLILRGGTLVNATPPPSPAIAQRAIFGGVIAWHGYTLSREGNEGTMATLDFVWEGLAAMDEDFNILVHLLPMEGESGTMIPIRQADHAPRGGLYPTSAWAVGVPFADRAVLDLAGVPSGSYQIVIGVYRLGDFTRLPVEGGGDTVTLKDTVQIR; from the coding sequence ATGTTTGTTCAAGCTCATCGCCATGCCTTTCGCCTGATTCTGCTTGGCTATCTGCTTTTGGGGGCGGTCTATGCGATCACGATTCCCATCTATGAAGCGCCGGACGAAAGCTATCATTTTGCCCTAATTCAGCGCATCGCCAACGATTTCACGCTCCCCGTTCAGCGGGCTGACCAGAAACGCCCCGAAGATTCGCCGGATGATCCACTGTGGTTTCAGGAGGGCAGCCAACCGCCGCTTTATTACCTGATTAGCGCGGGGATCGTCCGCCTTGCCGAAGGGCATCAGCCGCCGCTGCGCCTCCCTGTGAACGACCACGCTGCTATTGGGATCGGTTTGGCGCGCCAGAACAACAATGTCTATCTCCATCACGGGGCGGGAACGGACATTCCGGCGGCTGTCAGCACCGCCTTCTACCTTGTGCGGTGGTTCAGCCTCATCCTCGGCATGGTGACGTTGATCGGCGTGTGGGGCATTGCCCGCCGCACCCTTCCAGCGGGAATTGCCCCACTGGTTACTGTCGCTTTCGTCGCCTTCAACCCCCAATTTCTGTTTATGACCGCCAGTGTGAACAACGATAATCTTGTGGCGGCGTTCTCGGCATTGGGGCTGTGGGGCATTTTGGCATTCCTCAAGAACAGTGGGAACGCCCACAAGGATGCCTCTCTAGAGCGTCGCTTGGTGATCCTGTTGGGAATTCTCATGGGGATGGCGGCGTTGGCAAAGTTGAGCGGTCTGCTGCTTTACCCCACCGCCTTTGCCGCCCTCGGCATCGCCGTTTGGAAGCGGCAGATCAGCCTTCGCCGCGCCCTGTTCAGTGGGACGCTGTGGCTTGCCGCCTTTGCCCTGATCGCTGGCTGGTGGTATATCCGCAATCTGACGCTCTACGGCGACCCCACCGGAACGAGTAGGATGATTCAGATCATTGGGGCGCGGGAGACGCCCTACACGCTGGAGACCTTCCTGCGCGAGATGGAAGGCTTGCGGATCAGCTTTTGGGCGCTCTTTGGCTGGTTCAATGTGATCGGAGCGGGGTGGCTCTACCCGCTGATGGATGGGCTGACCGCCCTCGCCGTGATTGGTGGGATCATAGGGATTGCCCGTTTGTGGAAGGTGCGGGAGTGGGATCGCCTGCTGCCTTTTGGGGTGCTGGCGCTCCATAGCCTGATCATCTTCGCTGCCCTGATCCAATGGACGCGCCAAACCCCCGGCACACAGGGACGGCTGTTATTTCCGGCGTTGGGGGGCTTTGCCGCCCTGATGATTTTTGGCTGGGTCAGCCTGCTGCGGCTGCGCATCATGGGGAAAGGGTGGCTTTCTTCGGCGCTGATGAGTATAGGCATCTTACCCTTGATTACCGCTGCGGTGATCAGCCCCTTCACGGCGATCCGTTCCGCCTATGCTCCCCCGCTCACCGTTGAGGCACTCCCCGCCGAGGCTGTTCCCCTAAAGGTGCGCGTTGAAGGAATCAGGTTGCTTGGCTTTCACATCGACGCTGCCCCCGTCCTTCCGGGGGAGTCCGCCATTGTGACACTTTACTATCGCGGCGCTCCCGACCCGCGCAACCTGCGGCTCTCGCTAACGCGGCTTGGTTGGCGCGATGATCTGGGCAACCCTTATGACAAGATCAACGCCCATCCGGGCGGCGGAAATCTGCCGACCTCTGCCTTTCAGCCCGGCGTGATTTATAAGGATACCTATGGTGTCGCCGTTGATCCGTTGGCGGATGCGCCCGCGCAGTTTGCCTTTGAGGTGACATGGAGTGCGCTCAGTGAAGGTGTGGCAAGCCGACTTCCGCTCTATGATGACTCTGGCACAGCGCTTGCCTCGTTGATTCTACGGGGGGGGACGCTGGTCAACGCTACGCCGCCGCCCTCGCCCGCCATTGCCCAAAGGGCGATTTTTGGGGGGGTGATCGCTTGGCACGGCTACACCCTGAGCCGCGAAGGGAATGAAGGGACTATGGCAACCCTCGATTTTGTTTGGGAAGGGCTGGCAGCCATGGACGAGGATTTCAACATCCTTGTTCATCTGCTCCCGATGGAGGGTGAATCAGGTACAATGATTCCCATTCGGCAGGCGGATCATGCGCCGCGTGGGGGGCTGTACCCTACCTCAGCATGGGCGGTGGGTGTGCCGTTTGCAGATCGCGCCGTGCTTGATCTGGCGGGCGTGCCGTCGGGATCATACCAAATTGTGATTGGGGTCTATCGATTGGGAGATTTTACGCGGCTTCCGGTGGAGGGTGGCGGGGACACAGTGACCTTGAAGGATACGGTGCAGATACGCTAA